A portion of the Nitrospinota bacterium genome contains these proteins:
- a CDS encoding dihydroorotate dehydrogenase electron transfer subunit: protein MRAKILKNQEVSPGYYKMILLSPEVASKGKAGQFIMLRIKEGFDPLLPRAFAIHRIISEREGLSNYHSIEILYQVVGRGTKLMSLMKPEEELYIIGPLGNGFTISPPTKRALIIAGGIGIAPMYFLAEELKKENMKTHLIIGGKGEKDILCIEEFFSLGVEIEISTEDGSLGKRGMATGLFRDLIEKEDKNFFKDISIFACGPDAMLQNIADLALKNSLNCQVSMEAKMACGIGSCLGCVVKTKSEGSERHSQKNSNQTQMFSYDRVCKEGPIFDVNDLIWE, encoded by the coding sequence ATGAGAGCCAAAATTCTAAAGAATCAAGAAGTGTCTCCTGGCTATTATAAAATGATTCTTCTTTCCCCGGAGGTTGCCAGCAAGGGAAAAGCAGGACAATTTATTATGCTAAGGATAAAAGAGGGCTTTGATCCCCTTCTTCCCAGAGCATTTGCTATTCATAGAATCATATCTGAAAGAGAGGGTTTAAGCAACTATCATTCCATAGAGATATTATATCAAGTAGTGGGAAGGGGAACCAAATTGATGAGTTTAATGAAACCAGAAGAGGAACTTTATATTATTGGACCCCTTGGAAATGGATTTACCATTTCTCCTCCAACAAAAAGGGCTCTTATTATTGCAGGAGGAATTGGTATTGCACCGATGTATTTTTTGGCAGAGGAGTTAAAAAAGGAAAATATGAAAACTCACCTCATCATAGGTGGAAAAGGGGAAAAAGATATTCTCTGTATAGAAGAATTTTTTTCCTTAGGGGTTGAAATAGAAATTTCTACAGAGGATGGTAGCCTTGGAAAAAGAGGTATGGCAACAGGGCTTTTTAGAGACCTCATCGAAAAAGAAGACAAAAACTTCTTTAAAGATATTTCTATTTTTGCCTGTGGTCCGGATGCGATGTTACAAAACATTGCAGATTTAGCCTTAAAAAATTCCTTAAACTGTCAAGTCTCTATGGAGGCAAAGATGGCTTGTGGAATTGGTTCATGTTTAGGTTGTGTCGTTAAAACAAAAAGTGAAGGATCAGAAAGGCATTCTCAAAAAAATTCAAACCAAACTCAAATGTTTTCTTACGACCGGGTTTGTAAAGAAGGTCCTATCTTTGATGTTAATGATCTTATCTGGGAATAA
- a CDS encoding dihydroorotate dehydrogenase, with translation MNSEDKKIKLSVNIAGLKLKNPVLTASGTFGYGEDYDEYIDLNKLGGIVVKGLSLKPTLGNPPPRIVETPAGMLNAIGLQNIGINSFIEEKLPFLRGFDTKIVVNIYGHTQEEYSLIAEKVEGVDGIHGVEVNISCPNVKKGGMIFGTDPKETYKVVQAVRKKTSLPLIIKLSPNVTDITVIAKAAEDAGADALSLINTLLGMAIDIDSLRPLLANITGGLSGPAVKPVALRMVWEVYHSVKIPIIGIGGITKASDAVEFMIAGASAVEIGTANFIDPTSTLKILEGIKIYCLEKGIDNINSLIGKLQID, from the coding sequence ATGAATTCAGAGGATAAAAAAATAAAGCTATCAGTTAATATTGCTGGCTTGAAACTCAAAAATCCAGTACTCACTGCTTCAGGGACCTTTGGATATGGAGAAGACTATGATGAATATATTGATTTGAATAAGTTAGGAGGTATTGTCGTTAAAGGCTTGTCTTTAAAACCCACCTTGGGGAATCCACCTCCTCGAATTGTTGAAACCCCAGCAGGAATGCTCAATGCAATAGGATTACAAAATATAGGAATCAATTCTTTCATAGAAGAAAAGCTCCCCTTTTTAAGGGGATTTGATACCAAGATAGTGGTTAATATATATGGCCATACTCAAGAAGAGTATAGCCTGATTGCAGAAAAAGTAGAGGGGGTGGACGGAATTCATGGAGTTGAGGTAAACATCTCTTGTCCTAATGTGAAAAAGGGAGGAATGATATTTGGAACTGATCCTAAAGAGACATATAAAGTCGTTCAGGCAGTAAGAAAAAAGACCTCCTTGCCATTGATAATTAAACTGTCTCCTAATGTAACTGATATAACCGTTATTGCTAAGGCAGCAGAAGATGCCGGGGCAGATGCCCTATCCCTCATAAATACCCTCTTGGGCATGGCTATTGATATCGACTCCTTAAGGCCACTCCTTGCCAATATTACTGGAGGGCTTTCTGGCCCAGCGGTTAAACCTGTGGCTCTAAGAATGGTATGGGAGGTATATCATTCGGTCAAGATACCCATCATTGGCATAGGAGGAATAACGAAGGCCTCGGATGCCGTAGAATTTATGATAGCTGGAGCCTCTGCTGTAGAAATAGGAACAGCAAACTTTATCGATCCTACATCTACTCTAAAGATATTGGAAGGGATAAAGATCTATTGTTTAGAAAAAGGCATAGATAATATTAATAGCCTTATAGGTAAATTACAGATTGATTAA
- a CDS encoding SpoVG family protein: MLKITDIKIYPFDTGNIGGQVRGYADVTIEDALLLKGFKIIEAEKGGLFVGFPNQKTRDGKYKDLVIPLNNEIKEYLRKSIIDRYKELYMKKE; the protein is encoded by the coding sequence ATGTTAAAGATAACCGATATCAAGATATATCCCTTTGATACAGGAAATATAGGCGGACAGGTAAGAGGATATGCTGACGTTACTATAGAAGACGCCCTTTTACTTAAAGGATTTAAAATCATTGAAGCGGAAAAAGGCGGTCTTTTTGTAGGCTTTCCAAACCAAAAGACAAGGGACGGAAAATATAAAGATCTCGTCATTCCATTAAATAATGAGATAAAAGAGTATCTGAGAAAATCTATTATTGACAGATACAAAGAACTATATATGAAAAAGGAATAA
- a CDS encoding PP0621 family protein, producing the protein MRHIILIILIILFYYLVKSFFSPPKASQKKGYGGTEIDDEMVKDPNCGVYIPKKEALEKKIKGQKYYFCSKECIEKFKQGN; encoded by the coding sequence ATGAGACATATAATATTAATTATCCTCATTATTCTTTTTTACTATCTCGTAAAAAGTTTTTTCTCGCCACCGAAGGCTAGTCAAAAAAAAGGGTATGGTGGAACAGAAATTGATGATGAAATGGTTAAAGATCCCAATTGTGGTGTCTACATACCTAAAAAGGAAGCATTAGAAAAGAAGATTAAAGGCCAGAAATACTATTTCTGCAGTAAAGAATGCATTGAAAAATTCAAACAAGGGAATTAA
- a CDS encoding DoxX family protein — translation MKKYLLPYMEGAVLAIRIPLGVIFFAHGAQKVLGIFGGKGLSGTIQVFNEALGIPAFLTVIAAFTEFLGGIAVIFGFLTGLSSLGISIVMLVAIFKIHIHAGFFMNWFNLPGKEHGIECNLALLGMALFLLFYGPGKYSLDQLITNRLEE, via the coding sequence GTGAAAAAGTACTTATTGCCTTATATGGAAGGCGCAGTCCTTGCTATTAGAATACCTCTGGGAGTTATCTTTTTTGCCCATGGCGCTCAAAAGGTTTTAGGAATTTTTGGTGGGAAGGGACTCAGCGGTACTATACAGGTCTTTAACGAGGCATTAGGCATTCCAGCCTTTTTAACAGTGATTGCAGCATTTACAGAATTCCTTGGAGGTATTGCAGTAATCTTTGGGTTTCTTACAGGCTTATCTTCCCTTGGCATTTCTATAGTTATGCTGGTAGCCATTTTTAAGATTCATATTCATGCAGGATTCTTTATGAACTGGTTTAATCTACCTGGAAAGGAACACGGTATTGAATGCAATCTTGCCCTTCTTGGAATGGCCCTGTTTCTTCTTTTCTATGGACCTGGAAAATATTCCTTGGATCAACTCATTACTAATAGACTTGAGGAATAA
- a CDS encoding MBL fold metallo-hydrolase — MELYILGSGTCVPYLRRSSPGIALKIEDNIVLLDSGSGTMRRLLEAGLEYLEIDFMFYTHFHPDHTGDLIPLLFAMKNTPELLRDKDLVLVGPEGFKELYNSFISLYGKWITSLSYKILIHEVSTIENSEFTFKNFKVMSTPVLHSKNSVAYRVESEDGEGKQSSVVFSGDTDYCESLIKIAKDVDILILECSFPDEKRVSGHLTPSLAGQIAKRSSCKKLILTHFYPVCDSHDILNQCRSVYQGEIVLAEDLMRFVL; from the coding sequence ATGGAGTTATATATCCTCGGTTCTGGAACATGTGTGCCGTATTTAAGGAGAAGTTCTCCTGGTATAGCCTTAAAGATTGAGGATAATATTGTATTGCTTGATAGTGGTTCAGGCACAATGAGGAGATTATTGGAGGCTGGTTTAGAATATCTCGAGATCGATTTTATGTTTTACACTCATTTCCATCCTGATCATACAGGAGATCTGATTCCCCTCCTCTTTGCAATGAAAAATACCCCAGAATTGCTTCGAGATAAAGACCTTGTCCTTGTCGGTCCAGAAGGGTTTAAAGAACTCTATAACAGTTTTATTTCTTTATATGGGAAATGGATTACCTCCCTATCATATAAGATTCTTATACATGAAGTATCGACCATTGAAAATTCTGAATTTACCTTTAAAAACTTTAAAGTTATGAGTACCCCTGTCCTCCATAGCAAAAATAGTGTAGCCTATCGTGTTGAATCAGAAGACGGAGAGGGAAAACAATCGTCTGTTGTCTTTTCAGGAGATACTGATTACTGCGAGAGCTTAATAAAAATTGCAAAAGATGTAGACATCTTAATTTTAGAATGTTCCTTTCCAGATGAAAAGAGAGTCAGCGGGCATCTTACCCCTTCCTTAGCTGGCCAGATAGCCAAGAGATCAAGTTGCAAAAAGCTTATTCTCACACATTTCTATCCTGTTTGTGATAGCCATGATATACTTAATCAGTGTAGATCGGTCTATCAGGGAGAAATTGTCTTAGCAGAAGACCTGATGCGATTTGTTTTGTAA
- a CDS encoding sugar phosphate nucleotidyltransferase, translating to MVIKKQLKIMNEDLEITKAVIPAAGLGKRLLSISDMVPKEMLPINNKCMIEYSIKEAIHSGIQDIIIIINKRKNILRDYLLERFRDQFKKEPYSALQFIFIYQDEPRGVADAFYLAKDFLKNEPFAVLIPDNIIIGKVPVTLQLINEFRRYKKDLLGITRIDKSNAHLFGNCGRIEFNILEEGVLELTKLHDKGEGTFSLQDENETLRGIARYICTSRLFECIDKIKEKVNGELDDVPAFQEMIEDRSLLGVIVEGSVFDTGHPAGYLAADEYLKSSSHSFKKQE from the coding sequence GAATGAGGATTTAGAAATAACAAAAGCCGTTATACCTGCTGCAGGGCTGGGGAAAAGACTGCTCTCAATTTCAGACATGGTTCCAAAAGAGATGCTTCCCATAAATAATAAATGTATGATTGAATATTCAATAAAAGAGGCAATTCATTCAGGAATTCAAGATATCATTATCATCATCAATAAAAGAAAGAATATCTTGAGAGATTATCTTTTAGAGAGGTTTCGAGATCAATTTAAAAAAGAACCTTATTCAGCTCTTCAATTCATCTTTATTTATCAGGATGAACCAAGAGGTGTTGCAGATGCCTTTTACCTTGCAAAAGACTTTTTAAAAAACGAGCCTTTTGCCGTCTTAATACCTGATAATATAATCATTGGTAAGGTACCTGTAACTTTACAGCTCATCAATGAATTTAGAAGGTACAAAAAAGATCTTTTGGGAATCACAAGGATTGATAAGAGTAATGCCCATCTCTTTGGTAACTGTGGGAGAATCGAATTTAATATTCTTGAAGAAGGAGTATTAGAATTAACAAAGCTCCATGATAAAGGAGAAGGAACCTTTTCCCTTCAGGATGAAAATGAGACCCTAAGGGGTATTGCCAGATATATATGTACTTCGAGGCTATTTGAATGTATAGATAAGATTAAGGAGAAGGTTAATGGTGAGTTAGATGATGTCCCTGCCTTTCAAGAGATGATAGAGGATAGAAGTCTTTTGGGAGTTATTGTTGAAGGTAGTGTATTTGATACAGGACATCCTGCTGGCTACTTGGCAGCAGATGAGTATTTAAAGAGCAGTTCCCATTCTTTTAAAAAACAGGAATAA